From a single Mesorhizobium shangrilense genomic region:
- the lon gene encoding endopeptidase La has protein sequence MAKVSKAPSDGVFAVLPLRDIVVFPHMIVPLFVGREKSIKALEEVMGQEKQILLATQMNAADDEPEPDAIFDIGTLANVLQLLKLPDGTVKVLVEGASRAKIVSFTDRPDFHEAHATALVEPEEEEVEVEALARSVVTDFENYVKLNKKISPEVVGAASQIDDYSKLADTVASHLAIKIPEKQEMLATLSVKERLEKAMGFMEAEISVLQVEKRIRSRVKRQMEKTQREYYLNEQMKAIQKELGEGEDGRDEAAEIEARIKKTKLSKEAREKAEAELKKLRTMSPMSAESTVVRNYLDWILSIPWGKNSKVKQDLAFAQNVLDTDHFGLDKVKERIVEYLAVQSRQKKLKGPILCLVGPPGVGKTSLGKSIAKATGREFIRMALGGVRDEAEIRGHRRTYIGSMPGKVIQSMKKAKKSNPLFLLDEIDKMGQDFRGDPSSALLEVLDPEQNSTFMDHYLEVEYDLSSVMFVTTANTLNIPAPLMDRMEIIRIAGYTEDEKIEIAKRHLMPKVIRDHALQPKEFSVAEDAIRGIVQTYTREAGVRSLERELMKLGRKAVTEILKTKKKTVNITADNLADYLGVARYRFGQVESDDQVGVVTGLAWTEVGGELLTVEGVMMPGKGRMTVTGNLRDVMKESISAAASYVRSRAIDFGIEPPLFDKRDIHVHLPEGATPKDGPSAGAAMATAIVSVLTGIPVRADVAMTGEITLRGRILPIGGLKEKLLAALRGGIKKVLIPEENAKDLAEIPDNVKNGMEIIPVSRVGEVLRHALVRMPDPIQWVEPVNAPAATDTVDEAGKSLAH, from the coding sequence ATGGCCAAAGTATCCAAGGCTCCCAGCGACGGCGTCTTCGCAGTCCTCCCACTGCGAGACATCGTGGTGTTTCCGCACATGATCGTTCCGCTCTTCGTCGGGCGTGAAAAGTCGATCAAGGCGCTGGAAGAGGTGATGGGGCAGGAAAAGCAGATCCTGCTTGCCACCCAGATGAATGCCGCCGATGACGAACCCGAGCCCGATGCCATCTTCGACATCGGCACGCTCGCCAATGTGCTGCAGCTGCTGAAACTGCCGGACGGCACCGTGAAGGTGCTGGTCGAAGGCGCTTCGCGCGCGAAAATCGTTTCGTTCACCGACCGTCCCGACTTCCACGAGGCCCACGCCACGGCGCTGGTCGAGCCGGAGGAGGAAGAGGTCGAGGTCGAGGCGCTGGCGCGCTCGGTCGTCACCGACTTCGAAAATTACGTCAAGCTGAACAAGAAGATCTCGCCCGAGGTGGTCGGTGCGGCCAGCCAGATCGACGACTATTCCAAGCTCGCCGATACGGTCGCTTCGCATCTTGCCATCAAGATCCCCGAGAAGCAGGAAATGCTTGCCACGCTCTCCGTCAAGGAGCGGCTTGAGAAGGCGATGGGCTTCATGGAAGCCGAAATCTCCGTCCTGCAGGTGGAGAAGCGCATCCGCTCGCGCGTCAAGCGCCAGATGGAGAAGACGCAGCGCGAATACTACCTCAACGAGCAGATGAAGGCGATCCAGAAGGAGCTCGGCGAGGGCGAGGATGGCCGCGACGAGGCCGCCGAGATCGAGGCACGCATCAAGAAAACCAAGCTCTCCAAGGAGGCCCGCGAAAAGGCGGAAGCCGAATTGAAGAAGCTGCGGACGATGTCGCCGATGTCGGCTGAATCGACCGTGGTGCGCAACTATCTCGACTGGATCCTGTCGATACCGTGGGGCAAGAACTCCAAGGTCAAGCAGGACCTGGCCTTCGCGCAGAACGTGCTCGACACCGACCACTTTGGTCTCGACAAGGTCAAGGAGCGCATCGTCGAGTATCTCGCCGTGCAAAGCCGCCAGAAGAAGCTGAAGGGGCCGATCCTGTGCCTCGTCGGCCCTCCCGGCGTCGGCAAGACCTCGCTCGGCAAGTCGATCGCCAAGGCGACTGGACGTGAGTTCATCCGCATGGCGCTGGGCGGCGTGCGTGACGAGGCCGAGATCCGTGGCCACCGTCGCACCTATATCGGCTCGATGCCCGGCAAGGTCATCCAGTCGATGAAGAAGGCGAAGAAGTCCAATCCGCTCTTCCTGCTCGACGAGATCGACAAGATGGGCCAGGACTTCCGTGGCGACCCGTCATCGGCGTTGCTCGAGGTGCTCGATCCCGAGCAGAACTCGACGTTCATGGACCACTATCTCGAGGTCGAATATGACCTGTCGAGCGTGATGTTCGTGACGACGGCCAATACGCTGAATATCCCGGCGCCCTTGATGGACCGCATGGAGATCATCCGTATCGCCGGCTATACCGAGGACGAGAAGATCGAGATCGCCAAGCGGCACCTGATGCCGAAGGTGATCCGCGATCACGCGCTGCAGCCGAAGGAGTTTTCCGTCGCTGAGGACGCGATCCGCGGCATCGTTCAGACCTACACCCGTGAAGCGGGCGTCAGGAGCCTGGAGCGCGAGCTGATGAAGCTCGGGCGCAAGGCTGTGACCGAGATCCTGAAGACGAAGAAGAAGACGGTGAACATCACGGCGGACAACCTCGCCGACTATCTTGGTGTTGCGCGCTATCGCTTCGGTCAGGTCGAGTCCGACGATCAGGTCGGTGTCGTCACTGGTCTGGCATGGACGGAAGTCGGCGGCGAATTGCTGACGGTCGAAGGTGTCATGATGCCCGGCAAGGGCCGCATGACGGTGACCGGCAATCTGCGCGACGTGATGAAGGAATCGATCTCGGCGGCGGCGTCTTATGTCCGCTCGCGGGCCATCGATTTCGGCATCGAGCCGCCGCTGTTCGACAAGCGCGACATCCACGTGCACTTGCCGGAAGGCGCCACACCGAAGGACGGCCCGTCTGCAGGTGCTGCCATGGCGACAGCCATTGTGTCGGTGCTGACGGGTATTCCAGTCCGGGCCGATGTGGCGATGACTGGCGAGATAACGCTTCGCGGCCGCATCTTGCCGATTGGCGGCCTCAAGGAGAAGTTGCTTGCCGCACTTCGCGGCGGCATCAAGAAGGTGCTGATCCCGGAGGAAAACGCCAAGGACCTGGCGGAGATTCCGGACAACGTGAAGAACGGCATGGAAATCATTCCGGTCTCACGGGTTGGCGAAGTGTTGCGCCACGCGCTGGTGCGTATGCCGGACCCGATCCAATGGGTTGAGCCGGTCAACGCACCGGCCGCGACGGATACCGTCGATGAGGCCGGCAAGTCGCTTGCTCATTAG